One window of Anaerolineae bacterium genomic DNA carries:
- a CDS encoding sigma-70 family RNA polymerase sigma factor, with protein MLIRFEEEYSPVAQLIELGRQKGYVTLDDILHYFPEAEQDVDQLEEAFAALLSAGIPYVEDEIIEEPSEEELEEEEEEEEKERLRRAEADEEDYLANIDTDDMIGLYLKEVGRIPLLTAEEEVELAQKIEAGRQARAELAKGNVSPERREELRRLIEEGWQARERLITANSRLVISVAKKYMGRGVSFLDLIQEGNIGLIRATKKFDWRRGHKFSTYATWWIRQAVTRAIADQGRTIRVPVHMGDQINRLLRVQHQLTQKLGRDPTIEELAEALEVPPKKVEHMIQVARRPLSLEMPTDDEEDSVLGDFVQDSDAPAPDEAAIQNLLRQQLEEVLKTLPPREVRILQLRYGLLDGQAYTLEEVGRKMGVTRERVRQIEAQALSRLRQPNIRRQLQEYLD; from the coding sequence CTGCTGATCAGGTTTGAAGAGGAATATTCGCCGGTGGCCCAATTGATCGAGTTGGGCCGCCAAAAGGGATATGTGACTTTAGATGATATCCTGCATTATTTCCCCGAGGCCGAGCAGGATGTGGACCAACTGGAAGAGGCCTTTGCCGCCTTGTTGAGCGCGGGTATTCCTTATGTGGAAGACGAGATTATTGAGGAACCCTCGGAAGAAGAGTTGGAAGAAGAGGAAGAGGAAGAGGAGAAGGAGCGCCTTCGCCGTGCCGAAGCCGATGAAGAGGACTACCTGGCCAACATTGACACCGATGATATGATCGGCCTGTACCTTAAGGAGGTGGGGCGAATCCCGTTGCTCACGGCGGAAGAGGAAGTGGAACTGGCCCAAAAGATCGAGGCGGGACGCCAGGCGCGCGCCGAACTGGCCAAAGGGAATGTATCGCCGGAGCGGCGCGAGGAACTGCGCCGCCTCATCGAGGAAGGCTGGCAGGCGCGAGAACGCCTGATCACGGCGAACTCCCGCCTGGTCATCAGCGTGGCGAAGAAGTACATGGGCCGCGGGGTCTCCTTCCTCGATCTCATTCAGGAGGGAAACATCGGCCTCATCCGCGCCACCAAGAAGTTCGACTGGCGGCGTGGACACAAGTTCAGCACTTACGCCACCTGGTGGATCCGTCAGGCGGTGACGCGGGCCATCGCCGACCAGGGGCGCACCATCCGCGTCCCGGTGCACATGGGTGACCAGATCAACCGTTTGCTGCGGGTGCAGCATCAACTGACGCAAAAGTTGGGGCGCGATCCGACGATTGAGGAGCTGGCCGAGGCGCTGGAAGTGCCCCCCAAGAAGGTGGAGCACATGATCCAGGTGGCCCGGCGCCCGCTTTCGTTGGAAATGCCCACCGACGACGAGGAAGATTCAGTGTTGGGTGACTTCGTCCAGGACAGCGACGCCCCGGCACCGGACGAGGCGGCCATTCAAAACCTGTTGCGCCAGCAGTTGGAAGAGGTGCTCAAGACGCTCCCGCCCCGGGAGGTGCGCATCCTGCAACTGCGCTATGGGCTGCTGGACGGCCAGGCGTACACCTTGGAAGAGGTAGGCCGCAAGATGGGCGTGACGCGCGAGCGCGTGCGGCAGATCGAGGCGCAAGCCCTGAGCCGCCTGCGCCAGCCGAACATCCGGCGGCAGTTGCAGGAGTACCTGGATTAG